The Juglans microcarpa x Juglans regia isolate MS1-56 chromosome 2S, Jm3101_v1.0, whole genome shotgun sequence genome has a window encoding:
- the LOC121253370 gene encoding protein FAR1-RELATED SEQUENCE 6-like, which produces MGENEDRMHPFDINMPYNSPSTPVDYSPFSDSFEHMPPYMSYHPPPSNPDDLRQEVPPTSIVPTDTTFEQNLGSTSRMTAESCLDADDMVFDINEYLEGTTVVDDDEVRVEAPRSGMEFDSMKDLTAYYKQYAKQEGFGVRTQRTRKDDEGRPVYVTVGCARGGKYNPTNNNISKPRPTTRTDCKARVNATLSKNDKWVFTTVENVHNHITVSPKKTRFLRSHKHLDEYSQRILDLNDRAGIRMNKNFYSLVVDAGGFENLQFQEKDCRNFIDKARHLRLGKGGGEALNQYFQRMRDRNDGFVSNMDLDDEGRLRNVFWADARSRAAYEYFGDVVTFDTTYLTNRYGMPFAPFVGVNHHGQSILLGAGLLSNEDTETFVWLFRMWLDCMNGRAPKAMITDQDRAMKSAIAIVFPETRHRYCLWHIMRKLPEKLGSHAQFNAGLKTDLHTALYDSHTSGEFEESWGQVITKYDLHGNKWLQSLYEERSFWVPAYLKSVFWAGMSTTQRSESMNAFFDGYVHSGTTLKEFVDQFDNALRKKVELETMADFNSNNQTIPCVSHFNIEKQFQRLYTNAKFKEVQRELLGLMCCNCSLVSTEGCILKYQVLDEISTDDHIKTLDFCVYYNEEEVEVKCTCALFQTRGILCRHALRVCQLKKINVLPNVYVLDRWRKDLKRTYTLVRSSYDDQRDRADARNYERVLKRCSKLATKISSDNEKISAFLRVVDEFETKCEGSTLESAYEQTKAKANVVLDKGKKIRSPNVVRGKGRPPSKRKVPPVEKLATKRKKSTSRKILVDETQLGETSGSEQHQFDDGVDVGTQNSIFTQSTAEICRRE; this is translated from the exons ATGGGGGAAAATGAAGATAGAATGCATCCTTTTGATATAAATATGCCCTACAATTCCCCGAGTACTCCAGTAGATTATAGCCCATTTTCTGATTCATTTGag CATATGCCACCTTATATGTCCTACCACCCTCCGCCGAGTAATCCAGATGACTTGAGGCAAGAAGTGCCCCCGACGTCAATTGTGCCAACCGATACCACATTTGAACAAAATCTTGGAAGTACATCACGGATGACTGCTGAAAGTTGTCTTGATGCCGATG ACATGGTCTTCGACATAAATGAATATTTAGAGGGTACCACTGTTGTCGATGATGATGAAGTACGAGTTGAAGCACCAAGATCTGGGATGGAATTTGACAGTATGAAAGATCTTACAGCCTACTATAAGCAGTATGCGAAGCAAGAGGGTTTTGGTGTACGGACACAAAGGACTAGGAAAGATGATGAAGGGAGGCCTGTGTACGTGACTGTTGGTTGTGCCCGTGGCGGAAAGTACAATCCTACGAACAATAATATCTCGAAGCCACGACCAACAACTAGAACGGATTGTAAAGCGAGAGTAAATGCGACATTGAGCAAGAATGATAAATGGGTTTTCACCACTGTTGAAAATGTGCACAACCACATAACTGTGAGCCCCAAGAAGACAAGATTCTTGCGATCTCACAAACATCTAGATGAATACAGTCAAAGGATCCTCGACCTAAATGATCGAGCCGGTATACGaatgaacaagaatttttattctcttgtcGTTGATGCGGGGGGTTTTGAGAATCTTCAGTTTCAAGAGAAAGATTGTCGGAATTTCATTGACAAGGCTCGACATTTAAGGTTGGGTAAAGGTGGTGGCGAAGCACTTAATCAGTATTTCCAAAGAATGAGAGATCGGAATGATGGGTTCGTTTCTAACATGGACTTGGATGATGAGGGAAGGTTACGAAATGTATTTTGGGCTGATGCTCGGAGTCGAGCGGCGTATGAGTATTTCGGAGACGTAGTAACATTTGATACAACGTACCTAACAAATAGGTACGGGATGCCTTTTGCGCCATTCGTTGGTGTTAATCATCATGGTCAGTCCATATTATTAGGAGCGGGATTGCTTTCAAACGAGGACACTGAAACTTTTGTGTGGTTGTTCCGAATGTGGTTGGATTGTATGAATGGTCGGGCGCCCAAAGCCATGATAACCGACCAAGATCGGGCAATGAAGAGTGCTATTGCCATTGTATTCCCTGAAACTCGTCACAGATATTGTTTATGGCATATAATGCGCAAACTTCCAGAGAAGTTAGGATCTCATGCGCAATTCAATGCGGGGTTGAAGACTGACCTTCATACTGCATTATATGACTCACATACCAGCGGTGAATTTGAGGAGAGCTGGGGTCAAGTAATTACGAAGTATGATCTCCACGGCAATAAATGGCTTCAATCCTTATATGAGGAAAGGTCTTTTTGGGTTCCAGCTTACTTGAAAAGTGTATTCTGGGCTGGAATGAGCACAACACAAAGGTcggaaagcatgaatgcatttttcgaTGGGTATGTCCATTCCGGTACCACGTTGAAGGAATTCGTCGACCAATTTGATAATGCTCTTAGAAAGAAGGTGGAGTTAGAGACAATGGCTGATTTCAATTCTAACAACCAAACTATTCCCTGCGTGTCCCATTTTAATATTGAGAAGCAGTTCCAAAGGTTATATACAAATGCAAAGTTCAAAGAAGTACAAAGAGAATTACTGGGCCTAATGTGTTGTAATTGTTCGTTGGTAAGCACAGAAGGGTGCATTTTAAAATACCAAGTGTTGGATGAAATATCTACTGATGACCACATCAAAACCTTGGATTTCTGTGTTTACTATAACGAAGAGGAGGTGGAGGTCAAATGCACGTGTGCACTGTTTCAGACGAGGGGGATTCTATGTAGGCATGCACTTAGAGTTTGTcagttgaaaaagattaatgTGCTGCCAAATGTATATGTGTTGGATCGTTGGAGAAAGGACTTAAAGAGGACATACACATTAGTCAGAAGCAGTTACGATGACCAGCGGGACAGAGCAGATGCACGGAATTATGAGCGGGTGCTTAAAAGATGTTCAAAATTAGCCACCAAAATATCCTCTGATAATGAAAAAATCAGTGCTTTCTTGCgtgttgttgatgagtttgagaCAAAATGTGAAGGTTCAACACTAGAGTCGGCATATGAACAAACGAAGGCCAAAGCAAATGTCGTCTTGGATAAGGGTAAGAAGATACGAAGCCCCAACGTGGTTCGAGGGAAAGGGAGACCCCCAAGTAAGAGGAAGGTTCCACCAGTGGAAAAGTtggcaacaaagagaaagaaatcg ACTTCCAGGAAAATCTTGGTAGATGAAACACAATTGGGTGAGACATCGGGATCTGAACAACACCAATTTGATGATGGGGTTGATGTTGGAACACAAAACAGCATTTTTACACAATCAACTGCAGAG ATCTGCCGCCGGGAATGA
- the LOC121252902 gene encoding putative zinc finger protein CONSTANS-LIKE 11 isoform X1: MEPLCEFCGVARALVYCKSDLACLCFPCDGCVHSANSLSRRHMRSLLCEKCYSQPAIVRCMDDKMSLCEGCDWNGNECSRLGHRRQPLNCYTGCPSLADLSRIWPSLLDMPLSSAFDTAWECVSALPIDENCISDCLDLRDNEGPFGLVASKPNELEPCSKLDPWMGLSSVIPPNANCMPFCRDQTPFFPEELSLPKDASNFKDLGIHDCDDLCEGLNSVDVPLTLKNGEIVGCPQALAGYQFKDGGMECLSTEKNLSVTESNGPIESALEASSSGQQDCVAFKTSHVGGSNSMMQALNGGTDYLPLNHTCAGNINLGFPTGQVHSSISLSLSNITGESSAADHQDCGLSPAFLTVESPWASKARDKAKMRYNEKKKSRTFGKQIRYASRKARADTRKRVKGRFVKADFMRMRTHLQHWLPLRINLKVASLESSFYPTYLYNNRYSVGRYKMTKNNHVKPLVHYLLRSIM, encoded by the exons ATGGAGCCTCTATGCGAGTTTTGCGGGGTGGCGAGGGCATTGGTGTATTGCAAATCAGATTTGGCTTGCCTTTGCTTTCCCTGTGATGGGTGTGTACATTCAGCCAATTCCTTGTCCCGTAGGCACATGCGTTCCCTTTTATGTGAAAAGTGCTACTCCCAACCTGCAATTGTGCGATGCATGGATGATAAAATGTCTCTTTGTGAAGGCTGCGACTGGAATGGCAATGAGTGTTCAAGGTTGGGGCATCGGCGTCAGCCATTGAACTGTTACACAGGTTGTCCATCTTTGGCAGACTTGTCAAGGATTTGGCCTTCACTCCTTGATATGCCTCTTTCGAGTGCTTTTGATACTGCTTGGGAGTGTGTGAGTGCGCTACCTATTGATGAGAATTGCATCAGTGACTGTTTGGACCTAAGAGATAATGAGGGGCCATTTGGGTTGGTAGCAAGCAAGCCGAATGAACTAGAACCTTGCTCTAAGCTTGATCCTTGGATGGGGTTGTCATCTGTGATTCCACCAAATGCAAATTGCATGCCATTCTGCAGAGATCAGACTCCTTTCTTCCCTGAAGAATTGAGTTTGCCAAAG GATGCTTCCAATTTCAAGGATCTTGGAATTCATGATTGTGATGATCTTTGTGAAGGTCTCAACAGTGTTGATGTTCCATTAACCTTAAAAAATGGTGAGATAGTTGGCTGTCCACAAGCTCTTGCCGGATACCAGTTCAAGGATGGAGGAATGGAATGCCTGTCAACGGAGAAAAACTTATCCGTCACTGAATCTAATGGTCCTATTGAGAGTGCTTTGGAG GCATCTTCATCTGGCCAACAAGATTGTGTGGCCTTTAAAACTTCTCATGTTGGTGGGTCAAATAGCATGATGCAGGCCTTGAATGGTGGCACAGATTACTTACCTCTGAATCATACGTGTGCTGGGAACATCAATCTGGGGTTTCCTACAGGGCAAGTTCATTCGAGCATATCACTGTCATTATCCAACATCACCGGTGAAAGTAGTGCAGCTGATCATCAAGATTGTGGACTATCACCAGCATTTCTAACAGTTGAATCACCTTGGGCATCAAAAGCAAGGGATAAAGCTAAGATGagatataatgaaaaaaagaaaagtcgaAC ATTTGGTAAACAAATAAGATATGCCTCACGTAAAGCCAGAGCTGATACTAGAAAGCGTGTGAAAGGAAGATTTGTGAAAGCAG ATTTCATGCGAATGAGGACACATCTTCAGCACTGGTTGCCCCTTAGAATAAATTTGAAAGTTGCATCTCTCGAATCTTCATTCTACCCCACCTATTTATACA ACAACAGATACTCAGTTGGAAGATACAAAATGACAAAGAATAATCATGTGAAACCTTTAGTTCACTACCTTTTGCGTAGCATAATGTAG
- the LOC121252902 gene encoding putative zinc finger protein CONSTANS-LIKE 11 isoform X2 — MEPLCEFCGVARALVYCKSDLACLCFPCDGCVHSANSLSRRHMRSLLCEKCYSQPAIVRCMDDKMSLCEGCDWNGNECSRLGHRRQPLNCYTGCPSLADLSRIWPSLLDMPLSSAFDTAWECVSALPIDENCISDCLDLRDNEGPFGLVASKPNELEPCSKLDPWMGLSSVIPPNANCMPFCRDQTPFFPEELSLPKDASNFKDLGIHDCDDLCEGLNSVDVPLTLKNGEIVGCPQALAGYQFKDGGMECLSTEKNLSVTESNGPIESALEASSSGQQDCVAFKTSHVGGSNSMMQALNGGTDYLPLNHTCAGNINLGFPTGQVHSSISLSLSNITGESSAADHQDCGLSPAFLTVESPWASKARDKAKMRYNEKKKSRTFGKQIRYASRKARADTRKRVKGRFVKADFMRMRTHLQHWLPLRINLKVASLESSFYPTYLYNTQLEDTK, encoded by the exons ATGGAGCCTCTATGCGAGTTTTGCGGGGTGGCGAGGGCATTGGTGTATTGCAAATCAGATTTGGCTTGCCTTTGCTTTCCCTGTGATGGGTGTGTACATTCAGCCAATTCCTTGTCCCGTAGGCACATGCGTTCCCTTTTATGTGAAAAGTGCTACTCCCAACCTGCAATTGTGCGATGCATGGATGATAAAATGTCTCTTTGTGAAGGCTGCGACTGGAATGGCAATGAGTGTTCAAGGTTGGGGCATCGGCGTCAGCCATTGAACTGTTACACAGGTTGTCCATCTTTGGCAGACTTGTCAAGGATTTGGCCTTCACTCCTTGATATGCCTCTTTCGAGTGCTTTTGATACTGCTTGGGAGTGTGTGAGTGCGCTACCTATTGATGAGAATTGCATCAGTGACTGTTTGGACCTAAGAGATAATGAGGGGCCATTTGGGTTGGTAGCAAGCAAGCCGAATGAACTAGAACCTTGCTCTAAGCTTGATCCTTGGATGGGGTTGTCATCTGTGATTCCACCAAATGCAAATTGCATGCCATTCTGCAGAGATCAGACTCCTTTCTTCCCTGAAGAATTGAGTTTGCCAAAG GATGCTTCCAATTTCAAGGATCTTGGAATTCATGATTGTGATGATCTTTGTGAAGGTCTCAACAGTGTTGATGTTCCATTAACCTTAAAAAATGGTGAGATAGTTGGCTGTCCACAAGCTCTTGCCGGATACCAGTTCAAGGATGGAGGAATGGAATGCCTGTCAACGGAGAAAAACTTATCCGTCACTGAATCTAATGGTCCTATTGAGAGTGCTTTGGAG GCATCTTCATCTGGCCAACAAGATTGTGTGGCCTTTAAAACTTCTCATGTTGGTGGGTCAAATAGCATGATGCAGGCCTTGAATGGTGGCACAGATTACTTACCTCTGAATCATACGTGTGCTGGGAACATCAATCTGGGGTTTCCTACAGGGCAAGTTCATTCGAGCATATCACTGTCATTATCCAACATCACCGGTGAAAGTAGTGCAGCTGATCATCAAGATTGTGGACTATCACCAGCATTTCTAACAGTTGAATCACCTTGGGCATCAAAAGCAAGGGATAAAGCTAAGATGagatataatgaaaaaaagaaaagtcgaAC ATTTGGTAAACAAATAAGATATGCCTCACGTAAAGCCAGAGCTGATACTAGAAAGCGTGTGAAAGGAAGATTTGTGAAAGCAG ATTTCATGCGAATGAGGACACATCTTCAGCACTGGTTGCCCCTTAGAATAAATTTGAAAGTTGCATCTCTCGAATCTTCATTCTACCCCACCTATTTATACA ATACTCAGTTGGAAGATACAAAATGA
- the LOC121252902 gene encoding putative zinc finger protein CONSTANS-LIKE 11 isoform X3 gives MEPLCEFCGVARALVYCKSDLACLCFPCDGCVHSANSLSRRHMRSLLCEKCYSQPAIVRCMDDKMSLCEGCDWNGNECSRLGHRRQPLNCYTGCPSLADLSRIWPSLLDMPLSSAFDTAWECVSALPIDENCISDCLDLRDNEGPFGLVASKPNELEPCSKLDPWMGLSSVIPPNANCMPFCRDQTPFFPEELSLPKDASNFKDLGIHDCDDLCEGLNSVDVPLTLKNGEIVGCPQALAGYQFKDGGMECLSTEKNLSVTESNGPIESALEASSSGQQDCVAFKTSHVGGSNSMMQALNGGTDYLPLNHTCAGNINLGFPTGQVHSSISLSLSNITGESSAADHQDCGLSPAFLTVESPWASKARDKAKMRYNEKKKSRTFGKQIRYASRKARADTRKRVKGRFVKAG, from the exons ATGGAGCCTCTATGCGAGTTTTGCGGGGTGGCGAGGGCATTGGTGTATTGCAAATCAGATTTGGCTTGCCTTTGCTTTCCCTGTGATGGGTGTGTACATTCAGCCAATTCCTTGTCCCGTAGGCACATGCGTTCCCTTTTATGTGAAAAGTGCTACTCCCAACCTGCAATTGTGCGATGCATGGATGATAAAATGTCTCTTTGTGAAGGCTGCGACTGGAATGGCAATGAGTGTTCAAGGTTGGGGCATCGGCGTCAGCCATTGAACTGTTACACAGGTTGTCCATCTTTGGCAGACTTGTCAAGGATTTGGCCTTCACTCCTTGATATGCCTCTTTCGAGTGCTTTTGATACTGCTTGGGAGTGTGTGAGTGCGCTACCTATTGATGAGAATTGCATCAGTGACTGTTTGGACCTAAGAGATAATGAGGGGCCATTTGGGTTGGTAGCAAGCAAGCCGAATGAACTAGAACCTTGCTCTAAGCTTGATCCTTGGATGGGGTTGTCATCTGTGATTCCACCAAATGCAAATTGCATGCCATTCTGCAGAGATCAGACTCCTTTCTTCCCTGAAGAATTGAGTTTGCCAAAG GATGCTTCCAATTTCAAGGATCTTGGAATTCATGATTGTGATGATCTTTGTGAAGGTCTCAACAGTGTTGATGTTCCATTAACCTTAAAAAATGGTGAGATAGTTGGCTGTCCACAAGCTCTTGCCGGATACCAGTTCAAGGATGGAGGAATGGAATGCCTGTCAACGGAGAAAAACTTATCCGTCACTGAATCTAATGGTCCTATTGAGAGTGCTTTGGAG GCATCTTCATCTGGCCAACAAGATTGTGTGGCCTTTAAAACTTCTCATGTTGGTGGGTCAAATAGCATGATGCAGGCCTTGAATGGTGGCACAGATTACTTACCTCTGAATCATACGTGTGCTGGGAACATCAATCTGGGGTTTCCTACAGGGCAAGTTCATTCGAGCATATCACTGTCATTATCCAACATCACCGGTGAAAGTAGTGCAGCTGATCATCAAGATTGTGGACTATCACCAGCATTTCTAACAGTTGAATCACCTTGGGCATCAAAAGCAAGGGATAAAGCTAAGATGagatataatgaaaaaaagaaaagtcgaAC ATTTGGTAAACAAATAAGATATGCCTCACGTAAAGCCAGAGCTGATACTAGAAAGCGTGTGAAAGGAAGATTTGTGAAAGCAG GATAG
- the LOC121253371 gene encoding B-box domain protein 30-like codes for MCQGQEEGKFGGLCRLPIPGEAALRGASTGSIMSCELCGARASLYCQADDAFLCRNCDKWVHGANFLALRHIRCFLCNTCQKLTQRYLLGASVEVVLPSIRSWMERSHCNSGIEKECSGKLKRPVLWL; via the coding sequence ATGTGCCAAGGTCAAGAGGAAGGAAAGTTTGGTGGTCTCTGCCGGCTGCCGATCCCCGGAGAGGCTGCTTTGCGTGGTGCCTCGACCGGTTCGATCATGTCTTGCGAGCTCTGCGGTGCGAGGGCTTCACTGTATTGCCAAGCAGATGATGCTTTTTTATGCAGAAACTGTGACAAATGGGTTCATGGGGCTAACTTCTTAGCCCTCAGACATATCAGGTGCTTTCTCTGCAACACATGCCAAAAGCTTACACAACGATATCTTCTTGGAGCTTCGGTCGAGGTGGTGCTTCCATCAATAAGGAGTTGGATGGAGAGAAGCCATTGTAATTCGGGTATTGAGAAAGAGTGTTCTGGGAAGCTTAAAAGGCCTGTTCTGTGGCTctga